A part of Methanomassiliicoccaceae archaeon genomic DNA contains:
- the truD gene encoding tRNA pseudouridine(13) synthase TruD — protein MSYRPCNTDETKIGMLYYLSGAEGTGGRIKVLPEDFLVTEISQGPPEDPNGKFTIAKVTSTNWETNRMVRLLSRSLGISREKIGFAGTKDKRAITSQLMSFECSPDRLETIGLKDLEISDVYRSKRPMKIGDLIGNRFSIRVKDSQMPIEDIPGTLDSVISDVRAAGGFPNYFGVQRFGVVRPVTHLVGEQLVRGNIESAVRTYLAAPSEFENEEVSLAREELAHRDDWNSLIKIMPESMGFEKSMVGHLIEAPGDWVGAIGILPNNLQMMLVHAYQSYLFNMMLSKRMGKGLPLNLPVTGDVVIPISAEGTPDHDHPVCATPKNLDLVAAQVRSRRAFVSITLFGSDSVTQDGEMGEIESSVLEEEKLKASDFIVPGLPRCSSRGSRREILCPIEDIGYSMGQDYYDAEFSLPKGNYATTLMREFMKSQMMNY, from the coding sequence ATGAGCTACAGGCCCTGTAATACCGACGAGACGAAAATCGGTATGCTCTACTATCTGAGCGGCGCCGAAGGAACAGGGGGCCGCATTAAGGTCCTCCCGGAAGATTTCCTTGTAACGGAGATATCCCAGGGTCCGCCGGAAGACCCGAATGGAAAATTTACCATCGCAAAGGTCACAAGCACCAATTGGGAGACCAACCGCATGGTACGCCTCCTATCGAGAAGCCTGGGCATTTCACGCGAGAAAATAGGTTTCGCGGGAACGAAAGACAAACGTGCCATCACATCACAGCTTATGTCCTTCGAATGCTCCCCCGACAGGCTAGAGACCATTGGCCTGAAAGACCTTGAAATATCAGATGTATACAGGTCCAAACGTCCTATGAAGATCGGCGACCTTATAGGAAACCGTTTCTCGATAAGGGTCAAAGATTCCCAGATGCCGATAGAAGATATACCTGGCACATTGGACAGCGTGATATCTGACGTCCGCGCGGCCGGAGGTTTTCCCAATTATTTCGGAGTTCAGCGGTTCGGGGTCGTCCGACCGGTCACCCACCTTGTGGGGGAGCAACTTGTTCGCGGCAACATCGAGAGCGCGGTGAGAACCTATCTGGCGGCGCCTTCTGAGTTTGAGAATGAGGAAGTTTCACTTGCAAGGGAAGAGCTGGCACATCGTGATGACTGGAATTCGCTCATAAAAATCATGCCCGAATCAATGGGATTCGAGAAGTCCATGGTCGGACACCTTATAGAGGCACCAGGCGACTGGGTTGGTGCGATCGGGATTCTGCCGAACAACCTGCAAATGATGCTTGTCCACGCTTATCAGTCATATCTTTTCAACATGATGCTCAGCAAAAGAATGGGAAAGGGGTTGCCTCTCAACCTACCGGTTACCGGCGATGTCGTCATCCCTATTTCGGCTGAAGGCACGCCGGATCACGATCATCCCGTATGTGCCACACCGAAAAATCTAGACCTTGTGGCCGCACAGGTTAGGTCCAGGCGGGCCTTCGTTTCAATAACATTGTTTGGAAGCGACAGCGTTACGCAGGACGGAGAGATGGGAGAGATCGAATCTTCCGTACTGGAAGAAGAAAAACTCAAAGCTTCGGATTTTATAGTACCCGGACTTCCCAGATGCAGTTCCAGAGGCAGCAGGCGCGAGATACTGTGTCCCATAGAAGACATAGGATATTCCATGGGCCAGGACTATTACGATGCAGAGTTCTCGCTCCCCAAGGGCAACTATGCAACAACGCTTATGCGCGAGTTCATGAAGTCCCAGATGATGAATTACTGA
- a CDS encoding RpoL/Rpb11 RNA polymerase subunit family protein → MKTYVAEKTEDSVTIGLKEADMTLLQPLMNALYDNKDVLIVRYEEQHPDLDDAKLFVKVRKGDALAAVKKAADNVAGYFSEIVS, encoded by the coding sequence ATGAAGACCTATGTTGCCGAGAAGACCGAAGATTCAGTCACCATCGGACTCAAAGAAGCAGACATGACACTTTTACAGCCACTCATGAATGCCCTGTACGACAACAAGGATGTTCTCATCGTGAGGTATGAGGAGCAGCACCCGGACCTGGATGACGCGAAGCTTTTTGTAAAGGTCAGAAAGGGCGATGCTCTGGCAGCCGTGAAGAAGGCGGCGGACAACGTCGCCGGATACTTCTCGGAGATCGTTTCTTAA
- a CDS encoding ATP-dependent DNA ligase, whose amino-acid sequence MLFSELAGTFDRIEAEPSRLEMTSILAGFLKNVDSDDIPYVVYLSQGKLHPDFHPMVLGMSDKLVIKAIAATVGMKESKIVDMVVKEGDPGTAAEKLVKDKKQMTLFSDPLTLDRVVKSLTAIENAEGRDSQDKKTKILSNMLHDSNPIEARYLCRIVTGRMRVGAGTMTILDALAEAFASKEDRPEIERAFNITCDLGLVAKTIDKGGMDAVRKIEVSVGSPLKVMLAERLRSIPEVVERLGGKCAMEYKYDGIRVQAHITKDSVKLYSRRLEDLTPNFPDVALSLRERCKIDEAIVEGECVAVDTQTGNMLPFQEVTHRRKKHGISDAVKDYPVRMFMFDMLYADGKDMTSETYLERRSSIESNFKISDNIQMTAMKIISSPEEGQKFFDEAVTARCEGIMAKSISEDSVYRAGSRGFLWIKYKKDYQQALVDSFDLAVVGAFYGMGKRAGKYGALLMAAYDQDADRFGTACKLGTGFDDEFLEKLPKMLEPYISQDRPPSVDAQMIPDVWFDPYMVLEVTGAEISISPIHTAAVGYAKDDSGLGIRFPRFTGRVRDDKDPTECTTYSELADIYALQEHDSNGLV is encoded by the coding sequence ATGCTTTTCTCGGAGCTCGCCGGAACGTTCGACCGAATAGAGGCCGAGCCGAGCCGTCTTGAAATGACATCGATACTGGCCGGGTTCCTGAAGAATGTAGATTCCGATGATATCCCCTATGTGGTGTATCTTTCCCAAGGGAAGCTGCACCCTGACTTCCACCCGATGGTGCTGGGCATGTCCGATAAACTTGTCATCAAAGCGATTGCGGCGACCGTCGGTATGAAGGAGTCGAAGATAGTCGACATGGTGGTCAAGGAGGGGGACCCTGGTACAGCGGCCGAGAAACTGGTGAAGGATAAAAAACAGATGACCCTGTTCTCAGACCCCCTCACCCTGGACAGGGTCGTCAAAAGTCTGACTGCGATAGAGAACGCGGAAGGAAGGGATTCCCAGGATAAAAAAACAAAGATCCTGTCCAATATGCTTCATGATTCCAATCCGATAGAGGCCAGATACCTTTGCAGGATAGTAACCGGCAGGATGAGGGTCGGCGCGGGGACCATGACTATCCTGGATGCTCTGGCGGAAGCGTTCGCCAGCAAGGAGGACAGGCCCGAGATAGAGAGGGCATTCAACATAACTTGCGATCTGGGCCTTGTAGCCAAAACCATAGATAAGGGCGGAATGGATGCCGTACGGAAGATCGAAGTAAGCGTAGGCAGCCCTTTGAAGGTCATGCTTGCGGAGAGATTGCGCTCGATCCCCGAGGTTGTTGAAAGGCTCGGCGGAAAATGCGCGATGGAATACAAGTACGACGGCATCAGAGTACAAGCGCACATAACGAAGGATTCGGTGAAGCTGTACTCCAGAAGGCTGGAGGACCTTACGCCTAACTTCCCGGACGTAGCGCTTTCTCTTAGAGAGCGCTGCAAAATCGATGAGGCCATAGTCGAGGGGGAATGCGTCGCCGTCGACACCCAAACGGGGAACATGCTGCCATTCCAGGAGGTCACCCACCGCAGGAAGAAACATGGCATTTCCGACGCCGTAAAGGATTATCCGGTCCGTATGTTCATGTTCGACATGCTATACGCCGACGGAAAGGACATGACCTCCGAAACGTACCTCGAGAGGCGCTCGTCGATCGAATCGAATTTCAAAATTTCCGATAATATCCAGATGACCGCGATGAAGATAATATCTTCCCCCGAGGAGGGACAGAAGTTCTTCGATGAGGCCGTTACGGCAAGATGCGAGGGGATAATGGCCAAATCCATCTCCGAAGATTCCGTTTACAGGGCCGGGTCCAGAGGATTCCTGTGGATAAAATACAAGAAAGATTACCAGCAGGCTTTGGTAGATTCCTTCGATCTTGCCGTGGTAGGTGCTTTCTACGGGATGGGCAAGAGAGCGGGAAAGTACGGGGCGCTGCTCATGGCCGCCTACGACCAGGACGCCGACCGGTTCGGCACTGCCTGCAAACTTGGCACGGGGTTCGACGACGAGTTCCTGGAAAAGCTGCCCAAGATGCTTGAACCTTACATCAGCCAGGATAGGCCCCCGTCTGTGGACGCGCAGATGATACCGGACGTCTGGTTCGACCCGTACATGGTCCTTGAGGTCACAGGCGCAGAGATAAGCATAAGCCCCATACACACGGCGGCCGTAGGTTACGCCAAGGACGATTCCGGACTTGGAATAAGGTTCCCCCGTTTCACGGGAAGGGTGCGTGACGACAAAGACCCGACCGAATGCACGACGTATTCGGAGCTCGCAGACATATATGCTCTGCAAGAGCATGATTCGAACGGATTGGTTTAA
- a CDS encoding helicase-related protein, with translation MKYLSHPRIAAGKIEEREYQITMAKGCLGANTLIVLPTGLGKTIVALYVAACVLERGEKVLMVAPTKPLTDQHGAFFEENLVGTKVGIVNGNTKPDVRTAMMKECDLMVSTPQTIANDLENGRYDLGDFGLIIYDEAHRGTGNYAYVTVAKHCGERILSMGMTASPSGDLNRIAEICRNLELTRIDIRSDEDPDVSPYVFDTYVKRIEVSMPKDLVSIISLLQGMLDHYIIELTHLGLFDPNWPPSTKHLLVVGETLQRRLARGEKTAVVFRGLTVQAICLKLLHAVSLAETQGMSALRAYLLKIDSEAKKASASKGTKELIELKEFKDMAHIAVTSPVEHPKISRVMSIVSQVLNSSEGSKIIVFSQYRDTCDMLIEKLSTIPGARVGKLIGQSRGGLKQKEQMNVLSDFHSGVFNVVVSTSVGEEGLDVASTNAVIFYEPVPSEIRTIQRRGRTGRSGDGEVYVLVARGTVDEVFERSSKKKEELMRTRLEGLSRTLKEHVPPNNDRGQTRLVDF, from the coding sequence ATGAAATATCTCTCCCATCCCAGGATAGCCGCCGGAAAAATAGAGGAAAGAGAGTACCAGATAACTATGGCGAAAGGCTGTCTGGGCGCAAACACGTTGATAGTCCTGCCCACCGGCCTAGGAAAGACCATCGTGGCGCTGTATGTTGCGGCGTGCGTACTGGAGCGCGGGGAAAAGGTTCTGATGGTCGCGCCCACAAAACCTCTGACGGACCAGCACGGGGCATTCTTCGAAGAGAACCTGGTCGGGACCAAGGTCGGAATCGTTAACGGCAACACGAAGCCGGATGTTCGGACCGCCATGATGAAAGAATGCGACCTGATGGTCTCGACCCCGCAGACCATAGCCAACGACCTGGAGAACGGCAGGTATGACCTTGGGGACTTCGGCCTCATCATCTACGACGAGGCCCACAGAGGAACGGGAAACTATGCTTACGTCACTGTGGCAAAGCACTGCGGCGAACGAATACTTTCGATGGGTATGACCGCCTCCCCGAGCGGAGATCTGAACAGAATAGCGGAGATCTGCAGAAATCTGGAACTTACCCGTATCGATATCCGCAGCGATGAAGATCCCGATGTTTCGCCTTATGTTTTCGACACATATGTGAAAAGAATAGAGGTAAGCATGCCGAAGGACCTTGTCAGCATCATATCTCTTCTGCAGGGCATGCTGGACCATTACATAATCGAGCTTACGCACCTCGGTCTTTTCGACCCGAACTGGCCTCCTTCTACCAAACACCTCCTGGTCGTGGGCGAGACCCTCCAGAGGAGGCTCGCACGCGGGGAAAAGACGGCGGTCGTGTTCAGAGGACTGACCGTACAGGCGATATGCCTCAAGCTTCTCCATGCCGTGAGCCTTGCCGAGACCCAGGGCATGAGCGCGCTGCGTGCATATCTGCTTAAGATAGACAGCGAAGCGAAAAAAGCAAGTGCCAGCAAGGGAACAAAAGAGCTTATCGAACTAAAAGAGTTCAAAGATATGGCACATATCGCCGTAACGTCGCCTGTCGAGCACCCTAAGATCTCAAGGGTCATGAGCATCGTGAGCCAGGTGCTTAATTCTTCCGAGGGGTCGAAGATCATTGTTTTCTCCCAGTATCGCGACACCTGCGACATGCTCATCGAAAAACTTTCCACTATTCCGGGGGCGAGGGTGGGAAAGCTCATCGGACAATCACGGGGCGGTTTGAAACAGAAGGAGCAGATGAATGTGCTCAGCGACTTCCATTCGGGAGTTTTCAACGTAGTTGTGTCCACATCCGTAGGCGAAGAGGGGCTGGACGTGGCCAGCACCAACGCGGTGATATTCTACGAGCCGGTGCCTTCGGAAATACGGACGATCCAGAGGAGGGGGCGCACGGGAAGGAGCGGCGACGGAGAAGTATATGTTCTGGTCGCACGCGGAACCGTCGACGAGGTGTTCGAGAGGTCGAGCAAAAAGAAGGAGGAGCTCATGCGCACACGGCTCGAGGGGCTCAGCAGGACGCTTAAAGAACACGTGCCTCCGAATAACGATCGGGGGCAGACCCGTCTTGTCGATTTTTGA
- a CDS encoding iron-sulfur cluster assembly accessory protein, which produces MVKITPEAEKFIVDLMDKNNKTGYGIKIYLAGFACSGPQFGMSFQEKEAEGDIVDTSAEAFKMYYDNETADPLKECVIEFIDDPNFGTGLTIRDPNASGCSSCGGSCH; this is translated from the coding sequence ATGGTAAAAATAACCCCAGAAGCTGAAAAGTTCATAGTTGATCTTATGGACAAAAACAACAAGACGGGCTATGGCATCAAGATCTACCTCGCCGGTTTCGCTTGCTCCGGACCTCAGTTCGGAATGTCCTTCCAGGAGAAGGAAGCGGAGGGCGACATCGTAGACACCTCGGCCGAAGCTTTCAAGATGTACTACGACAACGAGACCGCAGATCCCCTGAAGGAATGCGTCATCGAGTTTATCGATGACCCGAACTTCGGGACCGGGCTCACCATCCGCGACCCCAATGCAAGCGGATGCTCGTCCTGCGGCGGCAGCTGCCACTAA
- a CDS encoding carboxymuconolactone decarboxylase family protein codes for MEEDPKQREITDKILAAIKKQYGSIPLINQVLSERPDLFVPVANLGRSALEGRGVMEKKTRFLCAVSAASAEGAEYCIKVQAEHAIQAGATRDEILEAMLIGSYMALTRSQSYALREFAKLFDVNIE; via the coding sequence ATGGAAGAAGATCCCAAACAGAGGGAGATAACAGATAAGATATTAGCGGCGATAAAGAAACAGTACGGCTCTATACCTCTAATCAATCAGGTCCTTTCCGAACGTCCAGACCTTTTCGTGCCCGTGGCTAACCTGGGGAGATCCGCCCTGGAAGGCCGAGGGGTCATGGAAAAGAAGACCAGGTTCCTGTGCGCCGTTTCCGCCGCATCGGCCGAGGGCGCCGAATACTGCATCAAGGTGCAGGCCGAGCACGCCATACAGGCGGGCGCTACCAGGGACGAGATATTGGAGGCCATGCTTATCGGCTCATATATGGCACTCACCAGATCGCAGTCTTACGCTTTAAGGGAGTTCGCGAAGCTGTTCGATGTCAATATAGAGTGA
- a CDS encoding M48 family metallopeptidase gives MENDEGLREMFRKVGKEHGYETVNAEFTPFKEFKVRWQRSYKWADFKVSDYMADAPSEVLEGLASTLFARICGKGDPDFSEEMCKWVTSPDFSKYKQPIFLRRSRNLSRSGQGEHRNLDACYQRLIDAGLVENDPEIFMSWTKEPNVRKVGYCSVLMKVVAVSSALDNSEIPDFVADYVMYHELCHILIGFDPSSEKHGSEFAELESKYPRQKEAEDWLRRLCMYL, from the coding sequence ATGGAAAACGACGAAGGGCTTCGGGAGATGTTCAGGAAAGTTGGGAAGGAGCACGGATATGAGACAGTGAACGCGGAATTTACCCCGTTCAAGGAGTTCAAGGTACGCTGGCAGCGCTCTTACAAATGGGCGGATTTCAAGGTATCTGATTACATGGCCGATGCGCCCTCCGAGGTCCTCGAGGGGTTGGCATCGACGCTTTTCGCAAGGATATGCGGAAAAGGGGACCCTGACTTTTCGGAGGAGATGTGCAAATGGGTGACGTCCCCGGACTTTTCGAAGTACAAGCAACCGATATTCTTGAGAAGAAGCAGGAACCTCTCAAGGTCCGGACAGGGCGAGCACAGAAACCTGGACGCCTGTTATCAGAGGCTGATCGATGCCGGCCTTGTGGAGAACGACCCGGAGATCTTCATGTCATGGACGAAAGAGCCCAACGTGCGGAAGGTCGGATACTGCTCGGTGCTCATGAAGGTGGTAGCAGTATCTTCTGCACTGGACAATTCGGAGATCCCGGATTTTGTTGCGGACTATGTGATGTACCACGAGCTCTGCCACATCTTGATCGGCTTTGACCCGTCCTCCGAAAAGCACGGGAGCGAGTTCGCAGAGCTGGAATCCAAATATCCGAGACAGAAGGAAGCCGAAGACTGGCTTAGGAGGTTGTGTATGTATCTATAA
- a CDS encoding ferritin, whose protein sequence is MISEKVVKAINDQINMEYYSAFLYLGMSNEMDGKGYRGYANWLFVQYKEEMEHAEKFMDFLKRRGQEPTLATINAPGKVPTTPLDVAKAAYEHEMKVSASIDRIYELAVKEADHASASFLKWFIDEQVEEEENTRNIIDMFEGAGKDVSAIFAIDHHLGKREDE, encoded by the coding sequence ATGATTTCTGAAAAAGTAGTTAAAGCCATAAATGACCAGATTAACATGGAATACTATTCCGCGTTCCTGTATCTGGGGATGTCTAACGAAATGGACGGGAAGGGATATAGAGGCTATGCGAACTGGCTGTTCGTCCAGTACAAGGAAGAAATGGAGCACGCCGAAAAGTTCATGGACTTTTTGAAGAGGAGAGGACAGGAGCCGACCCTTGCGACCATAAACGCCCCCGGTAAAGTCCCGACGACGCCTTTGGATGTCGCCAAAGCCGCTTACGAGCACGAGATGAAAGTTTCAGCTTCTATCGACAGGATCTACGAACTGGCGGTCAAAGAGGCTGACCACGCGTCGGCATCGTTCCTCAAATGGTTCATAGACGAGCAGGTCGAGGAAGAAGAGAACACCCGCAATATTATCGACATGTTCGAGGGGGCAGGGAAGGACGTTAGCGCGATCTTCGCAATCGACCACCATCTCGGAAAGAGAGAAGACGAGTGA
- a CDS encoding acetate--CoA ligase family protein, with protein MSDFLSPKSVAIIGASTDETKLGGMLLKNMIGAKFDGELYPVNPKGGLIQGVKAYKSFDEIGKPVDLAVIAVKAPFVSEEIEKVGKSGSKYVSILTAGFKEAGPEGEKLEEEIKVTAKKYGVRIFGPNSFGIMNPKGKVNTTFAHLLPRIGNVSVMSQSGAFGSSIIDWAIGQKIGFSKFITYGNKCDMSEADMIPILSEDRDTKVIGMYIEGVDNGKELMEAMQNTKTKKPIVAFKSGRTAAGSAAASSHTGSLAGADSVYDVIFEKLNVYRAMDADEFFDALSVFSTCSEMKKNGIAIITNAGGLGVMSADATFDAPNIEAAKLTEATLKELVEKVPTIAGLTNPIDVRGDAKPEYFKHAIETVIKDPSVGGLVIMGSPLDFADLEAIAEMLVEMRDDIPVPTTVCFAGGFKCEKALDILRDGLIPTFPTPDRAVRALSILRGYTLRKEAVGTPLKMPKVSGGRKAVKDILAKAEKEGRKALTEAEGKQIFKAYGVPIPGEALVKNAEDAAKESSKMGYPVVMKILSPDIAHKTDVGGVVVGVKNDAEAKAAYEKIMASCKKAKPEARLDGVSIQQMVSGEEVILSMIRDAQFGPVVSFGLGGIFVEIMGEISQAHATMTEEQMDKMITSTKAYRLLSGARGTEPSDIEAIKDAVRRIALIALENPEIHELEINPVIVGKKGKGCWAVDALCTLN; from the coding sequence ATGAGCGACTTTCTCAGTCCCAAGTCGGTGGCCATCATAGGCGCTTCTACCGACGAGACAAAGCTTGGCGGAATGCTGTTGAAAAACATGATAGGTGCAAAGTTCGACGGCGAACTGTACCCCGTGAACCCGAAGGGCGGGTTGATACAGGGCGTGAAGGCGTACAAATCCTTTGACGAAATCGGAAAACCCGTCGATCTTGCCGTTATAGCGGTCAAAGCACCCTTTGTGAGCGAAGAGATCGAAAAAGTTGGAAAATCCGGTAGCAAGTACGTAAGCATCCTTACGGCAGGTTTCAAAGAGGCGGGACCCGAGGGCGAGAAACTCGAAGAGGAGATCAAGGTGACCGCCAAGAAGTACGGCGTCAGGATCTTCGGTCCGAACAGCTTCGGCATAATGAATCCCAAGGGAAAGGTCAACACGACCTTCGCACACCTTCTGCCCAGGATCGGTAATGTCTCCGTCATGTCGCAGTCCGGGGCGTTCGGCTCATCGATAATCGATTGGGCTATCGGCCAGAAGATAGGGTTCAGCAAGTTTATCACATATGGGAACAAGTGCGATATGAGCGAGGCCGACATGATCCCGATCCTCTCCGAGGACAGGGACACCAAGGTTATCGGAATGTACATCGAGGGTGTCGACAACGGAAAGGAACTAATGGAGGCAATGCAGAACACGAAGACCAAGAAACCCATCGTGGCCTTCAAGTCCGGAAGGACCGCCGCAGGTTCCGCAGCGGCATCTTCCCATACAGGCTCCCTTGCCGGGGCCGATTCCGTGTATGATGTCATATTCGAAAAGTTAAATGTCTATAGGGCTATGGACGCGGACGAGTTCTTCGATGCGCTCAGCGTCTTCAGCACATGCAGCGAGATGAAGAAGAACGGAATAGCGATTATCACCAACGCAGGAGGCCTCGGCGTCATGTCCGCGGACGCGACGTTCGATGCACCTAACATCGAGGCGGCCAAACTGACAGAGGCGACTCTCAAGGAGCTGGTAGAAAAAGTGCCGACGATCGCAGGGCTCACGAACCCCATCGATGTGAGGGGAGACGCCAAGCCCGAATACTTCAAGCACGCAATAGAGACGGTCATCAAGGACCCCAGCGTAGGCGGGCTGGTAATCATGGGATCGCCCCTGGACTTTGCAGACCTTGAGGCGATAGCCGAAATGCTCGTTGAAATGAGGGACGACATACCCGTGCCCACGACAGTCTGTTTCGCAGGTGGATTCAAGTGCGAAAAGGCGCTGGACATACTCAGGGACGGGCTTATTCCCACGTTCCCCACTCCCGACAGGGCCGTGCGCGCCCTCTCCATACTGAGGGGATACACGCTACGCAAGGAAGCGGTAGGAACCCCGCTCAAGATGCCCAAGGTATCGGGCGGAAGGAAAGCGGTGAAGGATATTTTGGCGAAGGCCGAGAAGGAAGGAAGGAAAGCTCTCACCGAAGCCGAAGGCAAGCAGATCTTCAAGGCATACGGGGTACCAATTCCCGGAGAGGCTCTGGTCAAGAACGCGGAAGATGCGGCCAAGGAGAGCTCCAAGATGGGATATCCCGTCGTCATGAAGATATTGTCCCCGGACATCGCCCACAAGACCGATGTCGGAGGAGTGGTCGTAGGCGTGAAGAACGATGCGGAGGCTAAGGCGGCATACGAAAAGATCATGGCATCATGCAAGAAGGCCAAACCCGAAGCCAGATTGGACGGCGTATCTATCCAGCAGATGGTCTCCGGAGAGGAGGTCATCCTGTCCATGATACGCGATGCCCAGTTCGGCCCCGTCGTATCGTTCGGCCTCGGAGGCATATTCGTCGAGATAATGGGCGAGATATCCCAGGCCCATGCGACAATGACGGAGGAGCAGATGGACAAAATGATCACGTCCACCAAGGCATACAGGCTCCTGTCCGGTGCCAGAGGCACGGAGCCGTCGGACATCGAGGCCATAAAGGATGCGGTCAGAAGGATCGCCCTCATAGCCCTCGAGAACCCTGAGATCCACGAGCTGGAGATAAACCCGGTCATCGTAGGAAAGAAGGGCAAGGGCTGCTGGGCCGTCGACGCCCTCTGCACCCTGAACTGA
- the dph5 gene encoding diphthine synthase translates to MTSELVFVGLGMSGTDGMTVKALAALRECDKIYAEFYTSTLIGAKTEDLEKVVGRHIDVLYRSQVEEDDSIIEDAKKMRVGFVTAGDTMLATTHVDLRIQAKEAGIPVRIFHGVSIFTACPASLGLQPYKFGRTVTLPLYEMNYRPKSPYDNIMENKKRGLHTMILLDIRESEGRYMTAREAIEWLMAGEAQWGEGLIGDKTLLCVASKVGSPEEKITAGYPRDLLSMDLGSPLFTLVLPGDLHFMEAYALVYFAGAPEEIIDEE, encoded by the coding sequence ATGACTTCCGAACTTGTATTCGTGGGACTCGGCATGAGCGGCACGGACGGGATGACCGTGAAAGCATTGGCCGCTCTGAGAGAGTGCGATAAGATATACGCCGAATTCTACACGTCGACACTAATAGGTGCCAAAACAGAGGATCTGGAGAAGGTCGTAGGCAGACACATCGATGTTCTATATCGCTCGCAGGTGGAAGAGGATGACAGCATAATCGAAGATGCAAAGAAGATGAGGGTCGGTTTCGTAACCGCCGGGGACACGATGCTTGCAACGACGCACGTCGACCTCAGGATACAGGCGAAGGAGGCAGGAATACCCGTGCGCATATTTCACGGCGTTTCCATATTCACCGCATGCCCCGCGTCGCTGGGACTACAGCCTTACAAGTTCGGCCGCACAGTGACGCTCCCCCTCTATGAGATGAACTACCGCCCCAAATCCCCGTACGACAACATAATGGAGAACAAGAAGCGCGGACTTCACACCATGATATTGCTGGATATACGGGAGTCGGAGGGCAGGTACATGACCGCCCGCGAGGCCATAGAGTGGCTGATGGCCGGAGAGGCGCAGTGGGGCGAAGGACTGATAGGCGATAAGACGCTCCTGTGCGTGGCCTCCAAAGTTGGCTCGCCGGAAGAGAAGATCACCGCAGGATATCCTCGGGACCTGCTAAGCATGGACTTGGGTTCGCCCCTGTTCACGCTGGTGCTGCCCGGCGATCTGCATTTTATGGAAGCGTATGCGCTGGTGTATTTTGCCGGAGCTCCCGAAGAAATAATCGATGAAGAGTGA
- a CDS encoding class I SAM-dependent methyltransferase family protein, with translation MPRCIKVPKRDGEDIRKRLADSELLDAKHKISRDGEYLNIPVLCDSFEGYEAFDSAADVLESHSTDYKTILDFPDWLNEELPSSYDIIGDVAIIKISDLLVPYKESIGEAMMEATPSLRTVMMDSGVKGEFRVRELEKIAGTGTSETVHKEFGVRITVDPSLVYFNPRLATERARVALSVKGGEKIIDMFAGVAPFPLVISKLAHPEVIYAIDLNPDAERFMKINIENNHAKNIVPIIGDAREAVKGLPKADRIIMNLPQSSDAFLDSALEAAKNGAVVHMHRVLERAEADVFASDLVDRMKSAGYDIHIARISELKTYSPTMSVYVFDIVKD, from the coding sequence GTGCCCAGATGTATCAAGGTCCCGAAAAGAGACGGCGAAGACATCAGGAAGCGCCTCGCCGATTCAGAGCTGTTGGATGCCAAGCACAAGATCAGCCGGGACGGAGAGTACCTTAACATACCGGTGCTGTGCGATTCCTTCGAGGGATACGAGGCGTTCGATTCGGCGGCGGATGTACTTGAAAGTCATTCTACAGATTACAAGACGATACTGGATTTTCCCGACTGGCTCAACGAGGAGCTCCCGAGCTCCTATGATATAATCGGCGATGTGGCGATAATCAAGATCTCAGATCTGCTTGTGCCTTATAAGGAAAGCATCGGGGAGGCGATGATGGAAGCGACGCCCAGTCTCCGCACGGTAATGATGGATTCCGGCGTCAAGGGCGAGTTCAGAGTAAGGGAGCTTGAAAAGATAGCCGGTACCGGAACATCCGAAACAGTACACAAGGAGTTCGGGGTCAGGATAACGGTCGACCCATCCCTGGTGTATTTCAATCCCAGGCTGGCGACCGAAAGGGCAAGGGTAGCGTTGTCCGTGAAAGGCGGGGAAAAGATAATCGATATGTTCGCCGGCGTGGCCCCCTTCCCGCTGGTAATTTCAAAACTGGCGCATCCGGAGGTGATCTACGCGATAGATCTGAATCCGGATGCCGAAAGGTTCATGAAGATCAATATCGAGAACAATCATGCGAAGAACATCGTTCCCATAATAGGCGACGCACGCGAAGCGGTCAAAGGACTGCCGAAGGCCGACCGTATAATAATGAACTTACCGCAATCGTCCGACGCGTTTCTCGATTCCGCTCTGGAGGCGGCCAAGAACGGCGCGGTCGTCCATATGCACCGTGTACTGGAGAGGGCCGAGGCGGATGTTTTTGCTTCCGATCTTGTGGATAGGATGAAATCGGCAGGCTACGACATTCACATAGCGAGGATATCCGAGCTTAAGACCTACTCTCCTACGATGAGCGTCTATGTATTCGACATAGTGAAGGATTAA